The window CGGGACCTGATTTGAATCGATTTAAGGGGATAGTTACGGATATTGTCCCTTTTTCTTCTTTGATGAGGCTCCACATAAAGGTAGGAGAAAATAACCTGCTTACTGAACTGCCGAAGGATATATTTGAAGATATGGATATTACGGTTGGACAGGAGGTTTTCCTCATACTGAAATTAAGAAGCCTCAAAGTGCATTAAATTCAGTTAGTAGTTAGTGGTAAGTGGTGAGTGATTAGTAATTACTTTTTTTACTACAATTAACTCGGAACTCGACACTCGTAACTTGAAACCAATCTACCTGTCTCTTAATTTATATCTCTGTATCTTCCCTGTTGTAGTCATGGGCATTTCCTTTATGAATTCTATCCACCTTGGAAATTTATAAGGTGCTATATTCTTTTTGACAAACATTTGAATTTCTTTGGCGAGCTCTTCGCTTGGCTCATACCCTTGCTTGAGTACAATAAGTGCCTTTGGTTTAATAAGATTATTATCATCATGTTTTGCAACAACAGCGGCTTGAAGAACTGCAGGGTGAGCCATTAATGCATCTTCAACCTCAATAGGAGATACCCAGATACCACCGACCTTCAACATATCATCGTCCCTACCACAGTAATAATAATATCCTTCTTTGTCTCTGTAATATTTATCCCCTGTATTGAACCATTCTCCAAGCATGGATGTTTTTGTTTTTTCATGATGACGCCAGTAGAATGCGGCAATAGATTCACCTTTAACGAGCAAGGTACCTACCTCATTATCCTGAAGGTCTTTCCCTTCATCGTCCACGATCCTTGCCGAATATCCGGGAACGAGTTTTCCTGAACTTCCCGGTTTTACATCCCCAGGTCGGTTTGAAATGAAAATATGGAGAAGTTCTGTCGAGCCTATTCCATCCAGTATTTCGATGCCGAACCTTTTTTTCCATTCATGAAATATCTCTTTGGGTAGTGCCTCTCCCGCGGATGTGCATATTCGTAACGATGAAAGATTATACCTTTTTTCTGCATCTTTTATTTGTAACATACTGGCGTAAAGGGTTGGGACACCGAAGAAAATGGTTGGACGGTATTTACTGATGGTTTCGAAGATGGTTTCAGGAAGAGGGCGATCAGGGAGTAATACAACTGAAGCACCGTTGCCGAAAGAATAGAAAAAGCTGTTTCCCAGCCCGTATGCAAAGAAG is drawn from Pseudomonadota bacterium and contains these coding sequences:
- a CDS encoding benzoate-CoA ligase family protein; the protein is MKKEYKYEKFISQFYNITSKLVDENVEKGLGDKVAIYYKDKTYTYREMQQLINRVGNALHILGVHMEERVTLVMYDSPEAVASFYGTIKIGAIPIPINYMYTMDDYRYLLNNSRARTLILHEDFNEVVQGWREKFLYLQNTIIVGQPTRSYHISFYDIVNRCSDELNVSYTTVEDAAFWNYTSGSTGVPRAAVHLQHDVFTCIDNYARGLLGITSNDILFSASKFFFAYGLGNSFFYSFGNGASVVLLPDRPLPETIFETISKYRPTIFFGVPTLYASMLQIKDAEKRYNLSSLRICTSAGEALPKEIFHEWKKRFGIEILDGIGSTELLHIFISNRPGDVKPGSSGKLVPGYSARIVDDEGKDLQDNEVGTLLVKGESIAAFYWRHHEKTKTSMLGEWFNTGDKYYRDKEGYYYYCGRDDDMLKVGGIWVSPIEVEDALMAHPAVLQAAVVAKHDDNNLIKPKALIVLKQGYEPSEELAKEIQMFVKKNIAPYKFPRWIEFIKEMPMTTTGKIQRYKLRDR